The DNA sequence CGTTTGTATCCGTTTGTATCGTTTATTAAATTGAAAATCAAACATTTATAATTTCGTTTTTTGGGAGCAATGAGATTAAATTTTCTTTGAAATTTCGATCCCGCTCTCCGTTGCAATCTTTTTTTAGGAAAAAAAAAGGATTTTCACTGCGATCGGGCTAGAATAAAGAGCAGTTTTTTATTTCCCATGATTTTGAAATACCATCTCAATAAATTTTTAAAATCAAAAGAAGAGTTTTATATTTGAGAATACCATTTACAAACACAAGATCAATTAAAAATGACAGACTTCCATTACAAAATCAAATCCGCTTTATTCGGTGTCGCCATCGGAGACGCGCTCGGTGTTCCCGTAGAATTCAAAAGCCGAGAAACTATTCTTCAAAAACCTGTGACCGACATGATTGGTTACGGAACCTATAACTTACCTCCTGGAACTTTCTCGGATGACAGTTCGATGACTTTTTGTTTGGCAGAAGCACTTACGCACGATTTTGATTTACACCGCATCGGACAAAACTTTGTAAAATGGTATCACGAAAATTTGTGGACAGCCCGCGGTGAAGTTTTCGATATCGGTATTGCGACTAGAGAAGCCATCAACAAAATTGCTCATGGAAAACAAGCTGAATTCGCTGGAAGTACTGACGCTTCCTCCAATGGAAATGGATCTTTGATGCGTATTTTACCCCTTCTATTTTATATAAAGAATTTACCGATTTTTGAACGTTATGAAATCATGAAAAAAGTTTCTTCAATAACTCACGGACACATTCGGTCGGTAATTTCCTGTTTTTATTACCTTGAATTTGCGAGAGAAATTCTATTAGGAAAAGAGAAATTCGAAATCTATCAAAAACTACAAACCGAAATCCCAAACTTTTTAAAGTCACTTTCAATTGATCAGTATGAAATCTCATTTTTTAATCGACTTTTAAAAGATG is a window from the Kaistella flava (ex Peng et al. 2021) genome containing:
- a CDS encoding ADP-ribosylglycohydrolase family protein; amino-acid sequence: MTDFHYKIKSALFGVAIGDALGVPVEFKSRETILQKPVTDMIGYGTYNLPPGTFSDDSSMTFCLAEALTHDFDLHRIGQNFVKWYHENLWTARGEVFDIGIATREAINKIAHGKQAEFAGSTDASSNGNGSLMRILPLLFYIKNLPIFERYEIMKKVSSITHGHIRSVISCFYYLEFAREILLGKEKFEIYQKLQTEIPNFLKSLSIDQYEISFFNRLLKDDISELAEHEISSSGYVLHSLEASIWCLLNMDNYKDATLKAVNLGEDTDTTAAITGGLAGLLYGFDTIPLNWVEQLARKDDIEDLAERLAKKMGEKS